Below is a window of Chitinophaga flava DNA.
GCGCGCCGCTACTTCGGCCATCATCTCCAGCGGATCAATTCTTCCGGCCTCCGTAGTACCTGCCACGCCTACGAGGGCAATGACCAGTACACCCTCAGCCTGCAAATGCCTGATTTTGGCATCCAGTATCTGTGAGCCAGCTGCCCCGCTCAGTTCATCCGCATCCAGCGCAACAAAAGCCCGGGTACCTAACCCCAGCAGCCGCATAACCTTTTGCAGGGAATAATGACAATGAGCGGTACCCATCACCACTGCACGCGTGTAGCCGGTATCCTGCAGGCTTTTCATCAACCCCGCTTCATGAAATGTAGCGCCGGCATCCTGTAGTTTCCGCGAAAGCGCATAGCTAATAGCCGTCAGGTTGGAAAGCGTGCCACCGCTGGTAATATTCCCCAGAGAAGAAGACGGGTCCTGGATATACTGCCCGTAAAACGCTGCTGGCGCCTGGTAGAACAGGCGGTGAAAACTACCCAGTACCTGCCGTTCCAGCAAGGTCCCTGCACCGGATGTTTCCCATTTAACCAGGTTCTGGTTCTGTAGGGTGATCCATTGCTGCAACTCCTGAATAAAGGGAGGCACAGGCCCGGTCATATGACCGATGAATTTGGGTGACAACACATCTACCAGAGAAGGTAGCAGCGTTTGCTCCAGAAAATGACGATACTCCGCTATCGTCTTTTGTTGTAGTATAAAGGGCGTACAGAACGCCTCCGGGCCAAGAGGGGCCTGTGACAATGTTTGTTCCCTGCCGGAATCATCAGACAACGATTCACCGACGATCTTTTGTTGAAGAGCAGCGGGGACAATGTTATTTGCGTTTCTCAAGATGCTTGCGTTTTTTTGATATCGTAAATGGCCTGCACTAAGCCCGGCTTTATAATTATAGCAACACCCCTTCCCGGGTATTCATGGCTGCCGTCCATTCCCTCACATGGGCTTCGGGATTGAGGAGCTGCAGATCCGGCATTTCCTGCATAATGCGACGGGTAATTTCGCTGAACAATGCCGCTGTTGCCTCCATAGCTTTCCAGGCATCCACTATTTCATAGTGCCCGTAGATATGCGGCAGCTGCTCCACAATAAAAGGCTCTGCCCATTGCTCGAGGAAACGCGCATGGTGCCAGGTGTCGTAGTCCCGACCCTGCCTGATTTTCGTGTATATTTCAATCAGCACCAGCAGTGTTTTTTTCATCCCATGATCACAGGTAAGTTTGGCATGCAGATAATCCTTCCGCTGCAGGTTCATGGCGGTATGCAATGCATAGCGCCAGAAGAGATTGATCGTATGCTCCAGCTTCTCCCGCTTAAACCCTTCCTGCCGGAACGGGAAGGTAGTATTAACATAGTCCAGCCGGGCGCCATACCTTCCTTTGTCCACCATACAATAAAATCCGCGGCGGATATACTCTGTAAAGAAACGTACCGCTCCCTGCATCATTTTTTTGAGAGGCCCCGGTAACAAAGCAAACAGCCATTTTTTTTCGCTGGCTTTTGCATATTGATAAGACCAGAAGATAGCCCTTTCATCCAGGAAAAAAATATCCAGCCCTACCCCATTGGAGAAATACACTTTCCTGCCGGTAATATTGCGGGACAACTGATCATTGAAAAACAACACCGGCTCTCCTATTTCATGGATCCAGTCAAAGTTCCTTTCATAGAATCTGACATTACTGGAAAAGATGACAATATCAATATCAGAAAATTCATCCGGCGGATGATTCTTTCTGGCGTGAGATCCGGCAACCACGATACAGGATACATCTTTCGTGGCTGTACCCCACTGCGTGATTCTGTTCACAATTTCTTCTTTCGCTTTGTTCATTCCTGGTAAGATTATCGGTTAAAAAATAGATGCCATTGAAATTGTTGCAAGGAGTTCACTGACAGGAACGTCAGTAAAGTCCGGCGCCGAGAGCCTTGTAATCAGCTGTTGCAACAGGGTAATATCCGGGAACAGGTCACCGGCCGTCCGGATATTCAGCAACAGGCCATCCTGGTACACATCACATTTCAGCTGCAGCGGATAGTCCTCCCGACGTGCACTGTTATCTGCGGGTGGCGGTGTTGCAGGTAACAGGCGGTCTGTGCGTTCCCGGTAGTTAAAGAGTCCCGCCAGGTACTGCTGCAGTGCAGTCCCCTGCTGTTGCCGGAAACTATCATGTAGTAAGGCGCCCGGCACCTGCTGCAGCGCTCTCGTTGTCAGGTGCGCCTGATGCGTATGTTGGAGGAAACTGCTGAAAGTCATATTTTTTTCCAGCGACAGGCAGACAGGAATAATATTGGAGAACTGTCCGACTGCAGGGCCGGCATCAAATCCGGCCATTGGCACTTCCCTCCCGTCTGTAATAATATTCATCAGCCAGCTGCTCATTTGTGGATAAACCAGGTACTGAAAACAACCCGTTACGGCCAGCATCCAGCTACTAACGGTGACGCCTGCACGTGCACAATACCGGCTAATTTGTGTATAGGTGGCTGCCGGTATCCGCAGGTGATGTGTGGCTACCTGTGCGTCGGCTGTTACCGGCATCCGGAATACCGGCGCCTGTGCCGTGGCGGTGGCCAGTATGTCCATCCAGCGCTGCTGCTGTTCCAGTCCCTCCCGGGAGGCCAGCCACTGTTGCAGGGCATGGGTAAATACCTGATTGCCAAGCCCGTTCAGAGGAGCTGTCTCCGACTGATAATAAAGCGCTTCCAGTTGACGGCAGAGTAATTTGTTGGAGATATCATCAGTAAGCACATGATGTATCATGATATATACCATGGCCGTATCGCCTGCTTCACACACGTATATTCTCATTCCCCGGGCATTTTCCAGGTCAAAAGGTGTAGCCCTGGCCTCCTGCAGGAGAGCGTTCAGCGCATCTTCACTGTAGGCGCTTTTTTCCAGGAAAGTCATATCGGGTATGAAATCCGTTGCTGCCACCGGCTGCTGCCGGATTATTTTTCCGCTAACGTGGACGCGCATACGCAATACCGCCATATCTGCCAGCAGGGCCTGTAAAGCTGCCGTCCACCGTTGCCGGTCATAGGGTTGCAGCTGCAGACTGAATGTCCCGGAGGCATGCACATAGCCGTTACCGTTACAATAGGTGGCCTGGCTGGCTGACAACGGCGCAGCTGCCATATCATCCTCCTGCAGCACTGCAGGAGCCGCCGCAAGGGGCTGCAAATAGGCCGCCAGATCATTGATCTGCGGATTTTTCAGCAGCTGTACAATCCCCAGCAGCCAGCCCTCCTGTTTCAGGCGGGCCACTACCTGCATGGCACGCAGGGAGTTGCCTCCCAATGCATAAAAGTTATCCGTGATGCTCACTTCCGTAAGCCCCAGTACCCCTTGCCAGGCTGTTGCCAGCGCCTGCTCCCGCACATTGCGCGGCTGTACATATGCCTTCTTCAGGATATCTGCTTCCGTTACATCCGGTAAGGCGCGGCGGTTAACTTTTCCGCTCACGGTCAGCGGTAACATGCTCACCTCCACAAAACAGGCAGGTATCATATATGCAGGCAATACCTGCTCCAGACGTTCCCGCAACGCCTCCTTCTGCAGCGTACCCACAGGTATCACATAGGCAACAAGGATCGGCTGCCCTTTCCATTCCCGCGTATCCGCCGCTGCTTCCAATAACAGGTCCCGCTGTTGCAGTAGTATATTTTCCACTTCTGCCAGCTCCACGCGGTTACCCTGTATCTTCACCTGCGAATCCTTTCTGCCAATTATCTCCACACAGCCATCCGGCAGCCACCTGCCCATATCACCGCTGAGATACAGCCATCCTTCCGGTTCAAAGGGATTGGGAACAAAACGATCTGCTGTCAGCTCCGGCTGATTCAGATATCCGCCGGCAACACCTGCACCGGCAACACAGATCTGCCCTATGACTCCCACCGGTAGTAAAGACAAGGTTTCTGACAGGATATACAATTTGTAATTGGTCAGCGGCCGGCCTATTATAGTGCCGGTGAGAGCAGCTGCATAGGCTTCTCCCGGCGGCGCCTCAGAGAGGTTGTAACAGGTAGCATCGGCCGTTAACTCAGTAGACCCCCAGATATTGAATAATATCCGTTCCTGATACGTGGCGTAGAAATCCTTCACCACTTTCAGGGGCAATACTTCTCCGCTACAGGTCCAGTATTGCAGGGCCGATAATGTATGTGCTTCACTGTGCGCCAGTATTTCTTTCAGGAGAGAAGTTACCAGTACCAGCCGTGTCACCTTCCAGGTGGCCAGCTGTCTAATAAAAAGGTCTGTATCGATCATCACCTGCTTCGGCACCACCAGCAAGGGAACACCTTTCAACAAGGCTCCCAGCAACTCCCATAGGTGGTCCACAAAGCTGATAGAGGTCTTTAAACAAGCTGTTTCTCCCAGGCCAAAGGGATAGGTCTCCCACATCCAGTACAGGCGGTTTAGCATGTTCCGATGCGATAATATCACCCCCTTGGGTATACTGGTAGACCCGGAAGTATAGATGACCGCCAGCGTATCACTGATAGCCGTCGGTATTACCGGGGCGCCGGCCTGGAAGTCCTGCTGCCGCGCAGCAAAGGCATCTACAAAATCCTGGTTCACCAACAGGTGACAACCAGCATCTGACAACATAAAACGGATACGGTCTTCCGGCAGGGCAGTATCCATGGGCACATAACCTGCGCCGGTTTTCAATACTGCCAGGATAACCGTTACCAGCCATTCCCCGCCAGGCAGGCTAATACCTATCATCCTGGTGTGATCACAACCGTATTGCTCCTGCAGGTAACGCGCCAGCTGGTCTGAGCGCTCATCCAGCTCCCGGCAGGAGATCTCCCGCCCCTCACAAATCAGGGCGGTCTGTTGCGGTGCTTTTTGTACCTGCTCCCTCCACATTCCCGTAAGGGTCACCTCCATATCATAGGTCGCCACAGGCCCCCGGAAGTCGTGCAGCAACTGGTGTTCCTCCTGCGGAGTAAGCACCTGTATGGCTGCCGGATTAGCTTCCGGTGCTGAAAGTAAACCGGCAATGACAACTCCAATGTGCCCTTTTATCCGCTCCACATACCCTTCGTCCAACAGTTCACTATTATAGCCCAAAGTAAATTTCAGTTCATCGTGTGAGCTTACCATCAATGTCAGCAGGTAGTTGGTGCGCTCGTCGAGTTGCTTTTTTCCTGCTTTCAACAACTGTGGGCCTTCCTGTTCGGTATATGCGGGATAGTTCTGAAAGATCAGCACCGTATCATAAAAATCCCCGGAGAACCCACCCCATCGCTGTATATCGCTGAGGGCCACATACTGGTGTTCCCTCGCAGCGGTATGTCCTTGCTGAATAGCTTTGAGCCATGCAGCTACCGTTTGATCCTGTTGTATCACACTGCGTAACGGCAGGTTATTGATATACAGTCCTACCCTTTGTTCCACTTGTTCCAGGTCGGCCGGCCGGCCGGCCACCACCACTCCAAATACCGTATCTGCACTGCCGGTATACCGGCTTAACAGTAACGACCATACGCCCTGAATAAAGGTGTTGACCGTAATCTGCAGCTCCTGACAGAACTGCCGGATCTTTCCGGTCTGCGTACTGTCCAGCAGCAACTGCTGATAGGCAATACGGGAACCTCCCCGGTTGCGGGCAGTAGCATCAGCTCCGGTAAAAGGCAACTGCGTTTTATCAGCCAGCCCAAAAAGATACTCCTTCCAGAAGGTCTGTGCCCGTTGCGGATCTGATTTGCCGATATACCGGATGTAATCACTATATCTGTCTTCGGGTTGCAGCAACGGCGTGTTGCCTGCGGCAAAGGCGGCATAAGCCCGCATAAATCCGGATAACAATACCGGGTTGGACCAGCCATCCAGGATAATATGATGATGTGTCCAGATCATTTTATAGGCCTGTGCCGACAGCTGTATCAAGGTTATACGCATCAGCGGCGCCCGGGTGAAGTCCATGCCCCGGGCCAGGTCTTCCTGTTGTATTCGGGCGAGCTCCTGCTGCTGCGCTGCGGCATCCAGGTGTAACAGGCTGATGACTGTGCAGGGGATGGTCGCTTCACTGTAAACACATTGTACCGGAATTTCAAATACATCACCTACAAAACTGCTGCGCAGAATCGTATGTTCTTTGATGATGTGATTCCAGGCATGGATAAAGCTGTCCACCTCCAACCCTTCCGGAAAGTCTACGCACATCTGCTCCAGGTAAGCCTTGTCATGCTCATCATATTGATGATGAAACAACAGCCCTTTTTGTAAAGGACTGAGCTTATACATATCAACAATAGTACCCTGTGCCTTTTCTGCACGGCGCAGGAAAGCAGCCAGTTCCTGATAACCGATTTCTGGCGCCAGTCCATAATCTGATGGTGTAGCAACAGGCGTTGCCACCTGGCGGCAATGGGCTATAATATGTTCGAGGTGATGCAGGTATTGATCCGCCCAATTGGCTACCACCGCGGGATCATGATCTGCCCCGGCATATCCCCAGTGCAGGATTAGTTCTCCTCCCCTGATAATACCTGAAATATCCATCAGCGCCGTGGACGGATAGGACGGATCAAAGTTTTCTCCCTTATGCTCCGTGGCCTGGGCAATACGGCTATTGCCTGCGATAATATTATCTACCTGCCCAAGGTAGTTGAATACCATATCCCACTTCCCACCTGCCAGCCGGCTACGGATGGCAGCATCCGGATGCAGGTAGCGCAGAAGACCATAGCCAATACCCTTTTGCGGTACCTGCCGCAACTGCTCTTTGATGCCAATAACCAGACTGGCCGGATCCATATCACGGGTAGCCATGAGCAACAGCGGGTACTCTGTGGTAAACCAGCCTACGGTATTGCTTACATCCATACCACGGTCAATATATTCACGGCCATGGCCTTCCATACCTACCACTACCTGCTCATTACCGGTCAGGTGGCAGCAGGTGGCGGCCAGCGCCGCCAGCAGGATATCATTGATGGTGGTATGATAGGCCTGGTTTACTTCCTGCAACAAGGCAGTTGTCAGGCCTTTTTCCAGCCTTACTGTATGATATAGTTTGTCACGCTCTGTCCGTAGCGGCGTTGCGCCATTTGTATTATTCAGTGATAAAGGCGTATAGGCATGTACGATAGTCTCCCAATATCCCAGCTGCGACATCACAGCATCTGTGGTGGCATAACGGGTAAGCATATCCGCCCACTCCCGGTAGGAATTGCTTTTGGTACCCAGATGGATGGTCCCACCATCGGCAATAGTGATCAGCGCATCCTGAAACTGTTGCAATAGAATACGCCAGGATACACCGTCTACGGCGAGGTGGTGTATGGCGAGGAAGAACCTGTTGGCATCAGCATAGGCTGGTGTTTGCAGGTATACTGCCTGTATCATGCAGCCGGTATGAATATCGAGCTGGCGGCGGTATCGGTTACAGATAGCCGTTACCGTTTCACTGAATGCGGCAGCCGGTACAGCCGTGAGATCTTCTACGACGACCTCCGGTATCCTATCCCCGTAGTATTGGTACCAGCCCTCCTCGTTGCGGCTGTATGTAAGCCGCAAGGCATCGTGTTGCCGGGCGAGTGCCTGTATGACAGCCACCAGCCAGGGTAGCTGTATCGCTTTATCCAGTTGGAATAACTGCGCCTGACTAAAATGCGACCGCTGCGGATAGTCTCTTTCCAGGAACCAGCGCTGTATAGGTAACAACGCTACACTGCCTGTCAGCAATCCCTGTTCTGCCACAGGCTGCAGCAATTGCTGCTCCTGCAGCTTCACAGCCAACCGGGCAATGGTCTGCCCCTCAAAAACATCCTGCGGATGCAGGGAATAACCATAACGATTCACACGGCTGACCAGCTGTATACTGGTGATGGAATCACCGCCCAGTTCAAAAAAATTATCGTGTATCCCTACTGCAGGTACTTTCAGCAACGCACACCATATACCGGCGAGCAGTTGTTCTGCTTCGGTACGCGGGCCTTCCTGCACGATGGCAGCCGGTGCAGGTATTGCTGCATCCGGCAGCGCCTTTCTGTCAACCTTGCCGTTGGCATTCAACGGAAAGGCAGGCAGCGAAGTAATGGAAGCCGGCACCATGTAATCCGGCAGCTTTGTTTTCAACCATTCCCGGAGGATGGTTTTATCACAGTCCTCTTCCGGTATGATAAAGGCCGCCAGCCGCGCAGGCACGCCGGCATTATCTTTCACGGCTACTACTGCATCCCGTACAGCTGCATGGGAACGCAGCACTTCTTCTATCTCTCCCAGCTCAATACGATATCCCCGGATCTTTACCTGCTCATCATTGCGGCCCATAAACAACAGGTTGCCGTCTGGCAGCCATTTTCCCAGGTCACCGGTACGATACATACGCGCACCCGGGACAAAAGGATCGGCCACAAATTTTTGTGCGGTCAGCTCCGGCCGGTGCAGATATCCCCTGGCCACTCCTTTGCCGCCTATATATATTTCGCCCGGTACGCCAGGAGGCACCAGCTGTCGTCCGGCATCCAGGATATAGATAACCGTATTGCCCAGCGGCCGTCCGATAGACAATACCGGCTGGTCTTCCGTTGTCTTTTCGTAGCGGTATACGGTGGAGGTGACCGTTGTTTCCGTAGGGCCGTACTCGTTATAGAACGCATATGATTGTCCCCAGACGGCCGCCAATGTCAGGGGGCAGCTGTCGCCGCCCGCTATAACACGTCGCAGGGTGGGATAATGTCTTACTGGCAAGGTTTTCAGCATGGCGGGCACCATATGGATATGCGTCACCCCCTGTGTATGAATGAAGGCAGCCAGCAGTTCCGGATCTATACGGGTGGCCTTATCCACCAAGGTCAGTCTCGCCCCGCTGCATAAAGCCAGTAGTATCTGCTCTACAGAGGCATCAAAGGCGATGTTGGAGAACTGCAGGATATTATCGCTGTCATTAATACCAAACTGCTGCAGCTGCGCTGTAATCAGGTTTACCACAGAACGGTGTTCTACCATAACACCCTTGGGTTGGCCGGTAGAACCGGAGGTATAGATGACATAGGCCATCTCGTCCGGCGTACATCCTGCAGGAACAGGTGTAGCTCCTGCCGGCAGGGCTGCCTCGCTGAAATGCTGCAGCAGCTCCTTATCTATCACTACTTTACAGCAGCTATCTTCCAGTATAAACTTCACCCGGTCAGCAGGATAATCTACGTCCACGGGCACATACGCTGCACCTGCTTTCAGGACACCTAACAAGGCGATGATCATCCAGCTGTCACGTTCCAACCGGATACCTACCAGGTCGCCGATGCCTATCTGCCGGTATGTTTGCAGGTAAAGGGCCAGCTGGTCTGCCATGGCATGCAGCCGGGCATAGGTCCATGTTTCCGGCCCTGCTACCAGGGCAATATGATCAGGTGTCAGTGTCAGCTGTGCATGCAACAGATCGGGAATGGTAACATGCTCCGGAACAGGCAGGGCAGTGTCGTTAAACACCTGTAATATCCTGTCCCGATCCGCCGTCGTCAGGATGCGCAGGCGGTCAATCGCGCTACCGGGATCTTGTATAATAGCCAGCAACAGCTCCTCATAATGCCGGCAGAAACCAGTTAAGGCGGAGATATCAAAAATGCCGGGGTGACTTTTTACCTTCACCCGGAACCGGCCATTTCTTTCGCTGATACTAACGGAAAGATCAAACTTGGTCATCTCGGTACCATAACGAATAGTTTCCCCGGCAGCAGCCGTATTGCTTTGCTGCAGCGCGCCGGCGCCCGGAGCATTTTGCAGGTCAAACATCACCTGAAACAACGGATTCACATTTCCTTTTCTTTCAGGCGCCAGCTGTTCCACTATTTTCTCAAAAGGCACATCCTGATATTCATAGGCTTTCAGCGTCGTATGTTTTATCTGCGCTAACAAGGAGGTAAAAGCAGGGTTGCCACCCAGATCACTGCGCAGCACCAGGGTATTGATGAAAAAACCGATCAGGGGTTCTGTTTCTTTCTGCGCCCTGTTGGCCGCAGGAGTCCCCACACTGATATCCGTTTGTCCGCTGTATTTATAGAGCAATACCTTACAGGCGGCCAGTAACAGCATGAAGGGGGTAACTCCTTCTTGCCTGGCCAGGGCGTTTAAGGCTGTTGTCAGTTCCGGTGTTGTTTCAAACTCACCGGCATGTCCGCTATTGTCAGCCGCCAGCGACCGGGTATAGGGCAACAGCGCTCCCTGACTGGCAACACCTGCCAGTTGCTCTTTCCAATAGGTCAATCGCTTTTCCAACACTTCACCAGTCAGGTAACTACGCTGCCAGATGGCATAATCGGCATACTGCAGCGGTAAAGGCGCCAACGTTGCCACGGTACCGTTACGATGCGCCTGATAGAGCGCACCCGTTTCCTGTAGCAGGATTCCTTCTGACCAGCCATCTGCAGCAATATGATGCATGACCACGATCAGCAGGCAGCCCTTGTCCCTTATACGGAACAGGGTAGCCCGAAGCATATGGTCTGCTGCCAGGTCAAAGGGCCGGCGCTGTGCTGCCTCCACCTTTTCCGCCAGCATTTCGGCAGTGACGTCTGCTACACTATAATGCCGGTCCTGCCAGCTGTTACGTGGTAATACCACCTGGTAGGGAATACCGTTTTCAGCTTTTATAACCGTGCGCAACACTTCATGCCGGTTCACCATTTCATTCAGGGCAAAGACAATCGACGCAGCTTCCCTTTCATCTTCACACTGATAGGAGTTAAACAGGTGATATTCTGTGCTTCCCTTCAAACGGTCCAGGGTCCATAAACGTTCCTGGGAATAGGAAAGCGGAATATGCCCGCTATGCTGCGCACGCGCAGGCAATATGCTGCCTGCCACCGTAGCTTCCGTTCCTGCCGGATTATGATGCAGGAAATGCAGCAGGCTGTCCTTGTGTGCTTTCAAACGTTCCAGGAAGCTGGCATCTATATTTTTTCCCCGGGGCACGCGGAACCTTAGTCTGCCTTCTTCCAGGAAGATATCTATACCCTTTTCACGGGCGGTGTTCAGGATACCTACAGCTTTTGCAAAATCACTCATTATACGCTATTTGTATGCAACGATGTGTAACGGTGTACAGTATTACAGATCAAAAGTTTCAAATTCAGCAGCGGCAGTTTCCGCTTCCGGCGCCTGTTTGGCAGTATAGGTAATGTACCCTGCGAGTGCGGCCACGGTGCTCAGTTCAAACCAGGCAGTCACCGATATCTTTACGTTGAACTCCTTCTGTACCGCTGCTACAGCACGTATCACCAACAGGGAATGTCCTCCCAGGGTAAAGAAGTCATCATGAATACCGATAGGTTTTGCCCCCAGCAGGTCTTCCCAGATGCTGACCAGCTTCGCTTCCATGTCATTACGCGGCGCTTCATAGGGATTTTGCCGCTGGCCGGCATCATCCAGCTCCTGCAGGGCTTTCCGGTCTACCTTTCCGCTCACGGTCAGCGGCAGGGCATCCAGTTCCACCAGGGCAGGTATCATGTATTCCGGCAGCCTGGCTGCCAGCGACGCCGTCAACTGCTCTTTCGTATAGGCTTCACCGTCAGGCACCACATAAGCCACCAGGCGTTTGCCGCCATGTTTGTCTTCCTTGGCCATCACTACATGTTCCCGGATAGCGTTCATCTCACCCAGGATGGTACTGATCTCACCCAACTCTATACGGTAACCACGGATCTTCACCTGCTCATCTGTTCTGCCCAGAAATTCAATATTTCCATCCGGCAACCAGCGGCCACGATCCCCCGTTTTATAAAGCCGGCCCGTACCAAACGGATTGGCCACAAATTTTTCTGCGGTCAGCTCCGGCCGGTTCAGGTAACCTTTAGCCAACCCCACACCACCCACATATATCTCTCCTTCTGCGCCTATTGGCAACAACGACAGCGCCCCATCCAGGATATATACCTGCATATTAGCGAGTGGTTTACCCACTGGTATAGCTTTATTGGGGGCATCTACCGGAGAAGCTTTATAAATAGATACACATACAGCACACTCCGTAGGGCCGTAAGCGTTATAATACTCACTTACCAGCGCATAGTGGAATACATCTACGGGCAATGCCGCTTCACCCGCCGTAATGATTACCCGCATAAAACCAAAACGTTCCCGGTCCAGCGTATGCAGGTACAGCGGTGGCAAAGTAGCTACCGTGACACCATGGCTGGTCAGATAAGCCAGGAAGCGATCCGTATCAGCAATCACCGCATCCGGTATCAGCACCAGGCTGGCTCCACAATACAGCGCCATAAAAATCTCCGATACGGAGGCGTCGAACGACAGCGACGCAAACTGTAAAACCCGGTCGCTCGCCATAATACCAAACCGCTCTATCTGATCCAGCGACATATTCACGTTGCTGGTATGAGCTATCATCACTCCCTTCGGTTTACCGGTAGAACCAGAGGTATAGATCACATAGGCCGTATCTGACGGATCGATGGTATAGTCACGCTGATAATCCGCAGGCATCTCAAAGCTGCTGTATTGTATATCCAGGGAGATAATCGGTACATTCCACTCCAGCACGTCAAACATGCTGGCCGACTCAATCAGCAGTGTACGCAATGCGGTGTCTTCCACGATATACCGCTTCCGGTCTTCCGGATAGCTGATGTCTATGGGTACATAAGCCGCTCCCGCTTTCAGGGTACCCAAAACAGCCACCACCTGCCAGATGGAACGCGACATCATCACCCCTACCAGATCACCCGCCTTTAATCCCACCTGGGTACGCAGATACCAGGCCAGCCGGTCGCTGCGCTCATGTAACTCCCGATAGGTGAGCACTTCTTCATTGAATACAACGGCCGTACTATCAGGTGTCTTTCCTACCTGCCGCTCAAAAATATCCACGATGGTACGATCTGCCGGATAATGCCTGGCCGTGTCATTGAACCTGGTCAGCAGCTGCACCCTTTCGGCGTCATTGAGCCAGCAGATATCCGACAAAACCACCTCCGGCCGCGCTATCAGCTCCCGCACTACCTGATTGAAATGACGACTGATCATCTCTACATAAGCCGTGTTCAACAGCGAACTGTTATATTTAAAATCAACGATCAGCTTATCCTGCAATACAGGCTGAACAGACAACAGGTAATTGTTGTTCTCTGCTATCTCTACACTCCCAATATTCACCGGACGTGTGCCGGATTTGGATGCTTCCGACAGCGGATAGTTGTTAAATACCAGTATGGAATCAAACAGGTCGCCGGTAATACCAGCCCATTGCTGTATCTGATTGATGGCGGTATACTGGTACTCCCTCGTTTCCACATGTTTGTGCTGCAGCTCCTGCAACCAGTCAGCTACCTTGCGGTCAGGATCTATCTGCGCACGGAACGGCAGCGTATTGATATATAACCCTACTTTTTTATCATACTTCATCTCCGCCGGACGGCCAGACACCGTCGCCCCAAACACCACATCCTGCTTACCACAGTACCTGGATAACAGGAACGCCCACACGCCCTGCAGCAAGGTATTG
It encodes the following:
- a CDS encoding aminoglycoside 6-adenylyltransferase, with product MNKAKEEIVNRITQWGTATKDVSCIVVAGSHARKNHPPDEFSDIDIVIFSSNVRFYERNFDWIHEIGEPVLFFNDQLSRNITGRKVYFSNGVGLDIFFLDERAIFWSYQYAKASEKKWLFALLPGPLKKMMQGAVRFFTEYIRRGFYCMVDKGRYGARLDYVNTTFPFRQEGFKREKLEHTINLFWRYALHTAMNLQRKDYLHAKLTCDHGMKKTLLVLIEIYTKIRQGRDYDTWHHARFLEQWAEPFIVEQLPHIYGHYEIVDAWKAMEATAALFSEITRRIMQEMPDLQLLNPEAHVREWTAAMNTREGVLL
- a CDS encoding pyridoxal-dependent decarboxylase, with product MRNANNIVPAALQQKIVGESLSDDSGREQTLSQAPLGPEAFCTPFILQQKTIAEYRHFLEQTLLPSLVDVLSPKFIGHMTGPVPPFIQELQQWITLQNQNLVKWETSGAGTLLERQVLGSFHRLFYQAPAAFYGQYIQDPSSSLGNITSGGTLSNLTAISYALSRKLQDAGATFHEAGLMKSLQDTGYTRAVVMGTAHCHYSLQKVMRLLGLGTRAFVALDADELSGAAGSQILDAKIRHLQAEGVLVIALVGVAGTTEAGRIDPLEMMAEVAARHQVHFHVDAAFGGAFLFSDQYASKLKGISDADSITLCGHKQLYLPMGTSLCLFKSPGLAKQIEINSYYQARKGSVDLGKYTIEGSRPFSALLFHGALQVIGKEGYAAMVDSNYARTLLFSEKIRSNSHFQLYRHPDLNIVLYRYVPAALREKALAGRLNDAERTLLNERNIYLQQEQFRRRESFVSYTEMPDETGKRHVWLRSVLMNPDTTAQHLEEILQEQLTIMHASEDIKTYKSKEYGNQ